A part of Variovorax sp. HW608 genomic DNA contains:
- a CDS encoding DUF3606 domain-containing protein, translating into MSVDLSHFKPLDPGRINTLDPVELQYWCRELHCTEAQLHDAITHVGDHVTAVRDRLGSKK; encoded by the coding sequence ATGTCTGTCGATCTCAGCCACTTCAAACCCCTCGATCCCGGGCGGATCAATACGCTGGACCCCGTCGAGCTGCAGTACTGGTGCAGGGAACTTCATTGCACCGAAGCGCAATTGCACGACGCCATCACCCACGTCGGCGATCACGTCACTGCGGTGCGCGATCGGCTCGGCTCCAAGAAATGA
- a CDS encoding DUF1090 family protein, producing MKLHLCLASLAVGLLVSMPANAQSEPSKKTEADCYARQAALEKDMRDARSRGQMLRRRQLQESLDALRARCDEIASKDTHEARVMRQKNVIMQLRLDLANAEEELQRIVSESKK from the coding sequence ATGAAACTGCACCTGTGCCTTGCTTCCTTGGCGGTTGGCCTGCTCGTCTCGATGCCGGCGAACGCACAGTCCGAGCCTTCGAAAAAAACTGAAGCCGACTGCTACGCCCGGCAGGCGGCCCTCGAGAAAGACATGCGGGATGCGCGCTCCAGGGGGCAGATGCTGCGCCGCCGGCAGCTGCAGGAATCACTGGACGCGCTGCGCGCGCGTTGCGATGAAATCGCCTCCAAGGACACGCACGAGGCGCGCGTGATGCGCCAGAAGAACGTGATCATGCAGCTGAGGCTCGATCTCGCCAACGCGGAAGAGGAACTGCAGCGGATCGTGTCCGAGAGTAAGAAATAA